From a region of the Clostridia bacterium genome:
- a CDS encoding formylmethanofuran dehydrogenase subunit A codes for MLRIANGLIIDPANGPSGRVGDLFIEGGKIVPPPSPDRRCEVLDATGLIVTPGAVEIHSHIAGPKVTSGRILLPEDHYAHPVRRRRDFRSGTGRTVPSIFVTGYRYAGLGYTTVFEASVPPLKARHVHEELADLPLVDKGCYVLMGNNYFVMKAIKTGDRGLLKELVGWLLRAAGGYAVKVVNPGGVENWKWGRGAVTLDTPVPPFEITPRDILLALVEVAEDLGLPHPVHIHANDIGRAGNVTTTLETMRALAGRRAHFAHLQFHSYDVNKKGRFRSGAASVAEFLNEHPEFTADVGQVMFGPAATMTADSPLEYSLYRLTGGKWGSCDLELETGSGVVPMVYRRNALVNAVQWAVGLELLLLVNPWQMFLTTDHPNGAPFHVYPEIIRLLMDPDYRRSELERLPAGVRRLTQLASLDRAYSLEEVVITTRAGPARALGLKGKGHLGVGADADVVLYRKQEDVAAMFSRPVYVFKRGRLVVREGEPVADAEGKTLGVEFRSDYRFPSAFRQEFASYYSISPANYPVEDDYFRLREVVVCS; via the coding sequence GTGCTGAGGATCGCCAACGGTCTCATTATTGACCCCGCCAACGGGCCGAGTGGCCGGGTAGGAGACCTGTTTATCGAAGGGGGCAAGATTGTCCCCCCGCCTTCCCCGGACCGGCGGTGCGAGGTTCTGGACGCTACCGGTCTGATCGTAACCCCGGGAGCGGTGGAAATCCATAGCCATATCGCCGGCCCGAAGGTAACCTCGGGCCGCATCCTGCTGCCCGAGGACCACTACGCGCACCCGGTCAGGCGGAGGCGGGACTTCCGGTCCGGTACCGGCCGCACGGTTCCCAGCATCTTCGTAACCGGCTACCGCTACGCCGGCCTGGGCTACACCACCGTGTTTGAGGCCAGCGTGCCGCCTCTTAAGGCCAGGCACGTCCACGAAGAGCTGGCCGATCTCCCCCTGGTGGACAAGGGCTGCTACGTCCTCATGGGCAACAACTACTTCGTCATGAAGGCCATCAAGACCGGGGACAGGGGCCTGCTGAAAGAGTTGGTAGGCTGGTTGCTTCGGGCGGCCGGCGGATACGCCGTAAAGGTGGTCAACCCGGGAGGGGTGGAGAACTGGAAGTGGGGCCGGGGAGCGGTTACCCTGGACACGCCGGTTCCTCCCTTCGAGATCACTCCCAGGGATATCCTGCTGGCTCTCGTGGAAGTCGCCGAAGATCTGGGCCTGCCGCACCCGGTGCACATTCACGCCAACGACATCGGCCGGGCGGGGAATGTGACGACCACGCTGGAAACCATGCGGGCTCTGGCCGGGAGGCGGGCACACTTCGCCCACCTCCAGTTTCACTCCTATGACGTCAACAAGAAAGGACGGTTTCGTTCCGGGGCGGCCTCGGTGGCCGAGTTCCTGAACGAACACCCGGAGTTCACGGCGGACGTAGGGCAGGTAATGTTCGGGCCGGCCGCCACCATGACCGCCGATTCCCCCCTGGAGTACAGTCTCTATCGCCTGACCGGGGGCAAGTGGGGCAGCTGCGATCTGGAGCTGGAAACCGGCTCCGGCGTGGTACCCATGGTCTACCGCCGGAACGCTCTCGTCAACGCCGTGCAGTGGGCCGTGGGGCTGGAGCTTCTTCTCCTGGTCAACCCCTGGCAGATGTTCCTGACCACCGACCATCCCAACGGCGCTCCCTTCCACGTCTACCCGGAAATAATCAGGCTGCTTATGGATCCGGACTACCGGCGGTCGGAACTGGAGCGCCTGCCGGCCGGGGTGCGCCGGCTGACCCAACTGGCGTCCCTGGATCGGGCCTACAGCCTGGAGGAGGTGGTAATCACTACCCGGGCGGGACCGGCCAGGGCTCTGGGCCTCAAGGGCAAAGGGCATCTGGGGGTGGGGGCAGATGCGGATGTGGTCCTCTACCGGAAGCAGGAGGACGTGGCGGCCATGTTCTCGCGGCCGGTCTACGTCTTCAAGAGAGGCCGGCTGGTGGTCAGGGAAGGCGAGCCGGTGGCGGACGCCGAGGGCAAGACGCTGGGGGTCGAGTTCAGAAGCGACTACCGGTTTCCTTCCGCTTTTCGCCAGGAGTTTGCGAGCTACTACAGCATTTCTCCGGCCAACTACCCGGTGGAGGACGACTACTTTCGCCTGCGGGAGGTGGTAGTTTGTTCCTGA
- the fhcD gene encoding formylmethanofuran--tetrahydromethanopterin N-formyltransferase, whose translation MFLNGVEIEDTFAEAFSMYAARVTITAVSEQWARKAAAAATGFATSVIGCGIEAGVEGPASDTPDGRPGVDCLFFAPRREDLEKHLLLRIGQAVMTAPTTACFDGLSKEPNRVNVGGRLRFFGDGFQASKVIGGRRFWRIPVMEGEFLVDEEFGVVRGVGGGNFILMARSVETALEAAEAAVAALTPVRGVIAPFPGGIVRSGSKVGSRYKFLSASTNERLCPTLRGRVELTLVPKEANAVLEIVLDGLSLEAVLEAMRLGITAACREGVVRITAGNYGGKLGKYQIRLRDVMEQ comes from the coding sequence TTGTTCCTGAACGGGGTAGAAATCGAGGACACTTTTGCCGAGGCCTTCTCCATGTACGCGGCCCGGGTTACCATTACCGCCGTTAGCGAACAATGGGCCCGGAAGGCCGCGGCTGCGGCCACCGGCTTTGCCACCTCGGTAATCGGCTGCGGCATCGAGGCGGGGGTGGAGGGGCCGGCTTCGGATACCCCCGACGGACGGCCCGGCGTGGACTGCCTCTTCTTCGCACCTCGCCGGGAAGACCTGGAGAAGCACCTCCTGCTGCGTATCGGCCAGGCGGTGATGACCGCTCCCACCACGGCTTGCTTTGACGGGCTGAGCAAGGAGCCGAACAGGGTAAACGTGGGCGGCAGGCTCCGCTTTTTTGGAGACGGCTTTCAGGCCAGCAAGGTGATAGGCGGACGCCGCTTCTGGCGCATCCCGGTCATGGAAGGCGAGTTTCTGGTAGACGAGGAATTCGGGGTGGTCAGAGGAGTCGGCGGCGGCAATTTCATCCTCATGGCCCGCTCGGTGGAGACGGCCCTGGAGGCGGCGGAGGCGGCGGTGGCAGCCCTAACCCCGGTGCGGGGCGTGATCGCTCCTTTTCCCGGCGGCATTGTGCGAAGCGGCAGCAAGGTGGGGTCCAGGTACAAGTTCCTCAGCGCCTCCACCAACGAGCGGCTCTGCCCCACCCTCAGGGGAAGAGTGGAACTGACGCTGGTGCCCAAGGAGGCGAACGCCGTGCTGGAGATCGTGCTCGACGGCCTGTCGCTGGAGGCGGTGCTGGAGGCCATGCGCCTCGGTATAACCGCAGCCTGTCGCGAAGGGGTGGTAAGGATAACCGCCGGCAACTACGGCGGGAAGCTGGGCAAGTATCAAATTCGCCTGCGGGACGTGATGGAACAATGA
- a CDS encoding formylmethanofuran dehydrogenase subunit C has protein sequence MRAEVRWRPPEDYRRPTVLRLREAPPVPVEAGIIMPSNLCGKSRREIEELRFLVGNREEPLGRYFAVEAGEDAALRVEGDLSRFKRVGAGMDGGLLHVVGPVGPHAGAQMRSGLLVVEGTAGDWLGAHLEGGKIVVLGDAGHRAGAAYCGYATGMKGGLIIISGRAGQMVGARMRRGIIAVGGGALDFAGYGMRGGTLLVCGEAGERVGATMRRGTAILFSPCELLPTFRYGGLFTPLFWLVLKNYLDREGFRLPEEAVRSGFHRFTGDHNELGKGEVLIWAGTN, from the coding sequence ATGAGGGCCGAGGTCCGGTGGCGGCCGCCGGAAGATTATCGCCGGCCGACGGTGCTGCGCCTGCGGGAAGCCCCCCCGGTACCGGTGGAAGCCGGGATTATCATGCCGTCCAACCTGTGCGGCAAGAGCCGGCGCGAGATAGAGGAGTTGCGGTTCCTGGTTGGAAACCGGGAGGAGCCGCTGGGAAGGTACTTTGCGGTGGAAGCGGGAGAAGATGCGGCCTTGCGGGTTGAGGGCGATCTGAGCCGCTTCAAGCGTGTGGGCGCGGGAATGGACGGCGGCCTGCTCCACGTCGTCGGCCCGGTAGGGCCCCACGCCGGGGCCCAAATGCGTTCGGGGCTTCTGGTGGTGGAAGGGACGGCGGGAGACTGGCTGGGCGCTCATCTGGAAGGCGGCAAGATCGTGGTGCTCGGCGATGCCGGGCACCGGGCGGGAGCGGCCTATTGCGGCTATGCCACCGGAATGAAAGGCGGACTGATAATCATTTCCGGCCGGGCCGGACAGATGGTGGGGGCGCGCATGCGCCGGGGCATCATTGCCGTGGGCGGTGGAGCCCTGGATTTCGCCGGCTACGGCATGAGGGGCGGCACGCTCCTGGTCTGCGGGGAAGCCGGGGAACGGGTTGGGGCCACCATGAGGCGGGGAACCGCGATACTCTTTTCGCCCTGCGAATTGCTGCCGACGTTCCGGTACGGCGGCCTTTTTACCCCGCTTTTCTGGCTGGTCCTGAAGAATTACCTGGATAGGGAGGGCTTCCGGCTGCCGGAGGAGGCGGTCCGGAGCGGGTTTCACCGGTTCACCGGCGATCACAACGAGCTGGGGAAAGGAGAAGTCTTGATATGGGCGGGCACGAACTGA
- the mch gene encoding methenyltetrahydromethanopterin cyclohydrolase encodes MGGHELSLNGRAAALVQEMLARRRELRISAAEVAGATVVDCGVQAPGGWEAGLYFARICLADLACVALLPGEFGGKVWPAVMVATDHPALACLGSQYAGWSLRRDGYGAMGSGPARLLARAEELVGRLGYGEQADCAVLALEAGQLPSPAVIEYVAEKCGVPPSGLYVLVAPTASPVGSVQVAARMVETGLHKMLAVDYDPRRVVRAWGTCVVPPVAADDTEALGRTNDAVLYGSTVCYTVDDGDEALERLARELPSRASRDWGKPFGELWRQYGDFYAIDPHLFSPAEVCLSSPVSGRTFRAGSRRADLLARSFALTEIQGE; translated from the coding sequence ATGGGCGGGCACGAACTGAGCCTGAACGGGCGGGCGGCAGCCTTGGTGCAGGAGATGCTCGCCCGCCGCCGGGAACTCCGCATCTCGGCTGCCGAAGTGGCCGGAGCCACAGTTGTCGACTGCGGCGTGCAGGCTCCGGGCGGTTGGGAAGCCGGGCTCTATTTTGCCCGGATCTGTCTGGCCGATCTGGCCTGTGTCGCCCTTCTGCCGGGGGAATTCGGGGGAAAGGTTTGGCCGGCGGTAATGGTGGCCACGGATCACCCGGCACTGGCCTGCCTGGGAAGCCAGTATGCCGGCTGGTCTCTCCGCCGCGACGGGTACGGGGCTATGGGTTCCGGTCCGGCCCGCCTTCTGGCCCGGGCAGAGGAGTTGGTCGGGCGCCTGGGTTACGGGGAGCAGGCCGACTGCGCCGTCCTGGCCCTGGAGGCGGGTCAACTGCCTTCCCCGGCGGTAATCGAGTACGTCGCGGAGAAGTGCGGGGTTCCCCCTTCTGGTTTATACGTGCTGGTGGCGCCCACCGCCTCCCCGGTGGGATCGGTGCAGGTGGCGGCCCGGATGGTGGAAACCGGGCTCCACAAGATGCTGGCCGTGGATTACGACCCCAGGCGGGTGGTACGCGCCTGGGGTACCTGCGTGGTGCCGCCCGTCGCGGCCGACGATACCGAGGCGCTCGGACGCACGAACGATGCGGTGCTTTACGGTTCCACAGTATGCTACACGGTAGACGACGGGGACGAGGCTCTGGAGAGGCTGGCCAGGGAGCTTCCTTCACGGGCCTCGCGGGACTGGGGAAAGCCTTTCGGCGAGTTGTGGCGGCAGTACGGGGACTTCTACGCCATCGATCCGCACCTGTTCAGCCCCGCCGAGGTATGCCTTTCCAGCCCGGTGAGCGGACGAACCTTTCGCGCCGGAAGCAGGCGGGCAGACCTCCTGGCCCGGTCCTTTGCCCTGACCGAGATCCAGGGGGAGTGA
- a CDS encoding RimK family alpha-L-glutamate ligase, which produces MERPRVGILAGRNSREAGLLEEALRREEATVCRLSPRGFVSRVAAGTGGFVCRVEDLSGVALHELDALVVRSLPGGSLEQVVYRLDVLHQLEGDGVLVVNRPAVLEKTVDKFFTTFHLAGHGLPVPATVVVERFDQAMSAFEAMGRAVLKPLFGSRGVGMVLLEDPDIAYRVFRSLELGRYVYYLQQFLGHHKEDLRVFVLGGAVLAAMRRCSASWKSNLACGGWPEPADLDPRLAALAVDTARVLGADYLGVDLAVVEGSPYVIEANGIPGWVGLQSVAEPDIARAIAGHVLARIGGRKR; this is translated from the coding sequence ATGGAACGTCCACGGGTGGGAATTCTCGCCGGCAGGAACAGCCGCGAGGCCGGGCTGTTGGAGGAAGCCCTGCGGCGTGAGGAAGCAACGGTCTGCCGTCTCTCCCCCAGGGGGTTCGTCAGCCGGGTGGCGGCGGGGACAGGGGGCTTCGTTTGCCGGGTAGAAGACCTCTCGGGTGTCGCCCTCCACGAACTCGACGCTCTGGTAGTGCGATCGCTGCCCGGGGGCTCCCTGGAGCAGGTAGTCTACCGGCTGGACGTCCTGCACCAGCTTGAGGGCGACGGAGTACTGGTGGTGAACCGGCCCGCAGTCCTGGAGAAGACGGTGGACAAGTTTTTCACCACCTTTCACCTGGCCGGGCACGGCCTGCCGGTACCCGCCACCGTGGTGGTGGAGCGTTTCGACCAGGCCATGTCCGCCTTCGAGGCCATGGGCCGGGCAGTCCTGAAACCCCTTTTCGGTTCGCGGGGGGTGGGGATGGTGCTGCTGGAAGACCCAGACATTGCTTACCGGGTCTTCCGCTCTCTGGAACTGGGTCGCTACGTGTACTACCTCCAGCAGTTTCTCGGCCACCACAAAGAGGATCTGCGGGTCTTCGTGCTGGGAGGAGCGGTCCTGGCCGCCATGCGCAGGTGTTCGGCGTCCTGGAAGAGCAACCTGGCCTGCGGCGGGTGGCCGGAGCCGGCGGATCTCGACCCGCGGCTGGCGGCGTTGGCCGTGGATACGGCCCGGGTGCTGGGCGCGGACTATCTGGGAGTTGACCTGGCCGTAGTAGAGGGTAGCCCGTACGTGATCGAAGCCAACGGGATTCCGGGTTGGGTAGGACTCCAATCCGTGGCGGAGCCGGATATTGCCCGGGCTATTGCCGGGCATGTTCTGGCAAGAATCGGGGGGCGGAAAAGGTGA
- a CDS encoding ADP-ribosylglycohydrolase family protein translates to MEPYAWLRSKFRGCLLGLALGDALGAPFEGRAAVSKAEVRTAAGNREVLRYTDDTHMAVGAAESLIACRGFDARHMINTWLHNYEREPWRGYGLTAPRVFEMVKAGLPWDRAAETVGVGGSSTNGAAMRVAPIGLFYHRCPARLREVALSASSLTHAHPSGREGALIQAQAVALALLLGPRASPDEFLDRLMGFTTHREFRDRLRMVRELVSAGNKEELVARLGNGVEALRSVPTAVCCFLRNPHCFERAVVEAVSLGGDADTIAAMTGALSGAWLGNEGLPEAWVKKLENREYLELLAEALWQAATAQGD, encoded by the coding sequence ATGGAGCCGTACGCTTGGTTGCGGTCCAAGTTCCGGGGCTGCCTGCTGGGCCTGGCTCTCGGCGATGCCCTGGGGGCTCCCTTCGAGGGCCGGGCAGCAGTGAGCAAGGCGGAGGTCCGGACGGCCGCCGGCAATCGGGAAGTCCTGCGCTACACCGACGATACGCATATGGCCGTGGGAGCGGCCGAGTCTTTGATTGCGTGCCGGGGTTTCGATGCCCGGCACATGATCAACACCTGGTTGCACAACTACGAGCGGGAGCCCTGGCGGGGGTACGGGCTGACGGCGCCGCGCGTCTTCGAGATGGTGAAAGCGGGGCTGCCGTGGGATAGGGCCGCGGAAACGGTGGGCGTGGGGGGCTCCTCTACCAACGGGGCGGCCATGAGGGTGGCACCCATCGGACTTTTCTACCACCGGTGCCCGGCAAGGCTCCGCGAGGTGGCCCTGTCGGCCAGCAGTCTGACCCATGCCCATCCCTCCGGCCGGGAGGGGGCCCTGATCCAGGCCCAGGCGGTAGCCCTGGCCCTGCTTCTGGGCCCCAGGGCTTCTCCGGACGAGTTTCTGGACCGCCTCATGGGTTTTACCACCCACCGGGAATTCAGGGACAGGCTGCGTATGGTGAGAGAGCTTGTCTCCGCCGGGAACAAGGAAGAGCTCGTCGCCCGGTTGGGGAACGGGGTAGAGGCTCTCCGATCCGTGCCTACTGCCGTCTGCTGTTTTCTCCGGAATCCCCATTGCTTCGAGCGGGCGGTGGTGGAGGCAGTGAGCCTGGGAGGGGATGCGGACACCATCGCCGCCATGACCGGTGCCCTTTCCGGGGCCTGGCTCGGCAACGAGGGGCTTCCGGAAGCGTGGGTGAAGAAGCTCGAGAACCGGGAATACCTGGAGCTTCTGGCGGAAGCTCTCTGGCAGGCGGCGACGGCACAAGGCGACTGA
- a CDS encoding MFS transporter, whose translation MVKRNYRERLICMEHDSGSSSPHSRLWTKDFWLISLATFFHLFSFQMLTPTLPTYVQTLGASEGVIGLVTGLFAASALMVRPFIGRELDRRGRRSIYRLGLVLFALAVLTYRWAYSPGWVLTVRLAHGFAWGVATTAAGTIVTDLVPPERRGEGLGYYGMFMNLALAIAPAAGLYIIYHYHYPPLFYASTGLALVALYLATRLGQDRPSATSQRAPQGASALFEPGAVFAGILVLLLSFAQAGIGTFLQLHAQQRGVPNVGAFFTVQALALMCVRPLAGRTFDRRGPGVVVIPGLCVVIVALLMISRASSLAWFLFGGLLYGMGHGALLPSFQAMSVANLPPERRGAANATYFSALDLGVGAGSIALGLVAQGWGFSTMYVAAAATILLSLIIFLLARPAPAPQATARLSEEEPGRLRA comes from the coding sequence ATGGTAAAAAGGAACTACAGAGAAAGGCTGATATGCATGGAGCACGATTCCGGCAGCAGTTCCCCACACTCACGCCTGTGGACCAAGGATTTCTGGCTGATCTCTCTGGCCACTTTCTTCCACCTCTTCTCGTTCCAGATGCTGACGCCCACCCTGCCTACATACGTGCAGACCCTGGGGGCCTCGGAGGGTGTCATCGGTCTGGTGACCGGCCTATTCGCTGCCTCCGCCCTCATGGTACGTCCCTTCATCGGCCGCGAGCTGGATCGCCGGGGCCGCCGGAGTATTTACCGCCTGGGCCTGGTGTTGTTCGCCCTGGCGGTGCTGACCTACCGCTGGGCGTACAGCCCGGGCTGGGTGCTGACGGTACGCCTGGCCCACGGTTTTGCCTGGGGAGTGGCGACTACCGCGGCCGGAACCATTGTAACCGATCTGGTGCCGCCGGAGCGGCGGGGCGAGGGCCTGGGCTACTACGGCATGTTCATGAATTTGGCCCTGGCCATAGCCCCCGCCGCCGGGCTTTACATAATCTACCACTATCACTACCCGCCCCTGTTCTACGCCTCCACCGGCCTGGCCCTGGTCGCCCTTTACCTCGCCACCCGCCTGGGCCAGGATCGGCCGTCTGCCACCTCTCAACGCGCACCGCAGGGCGCGAGCGCCCTTTTCGAGCCCGGGGCCGTTTTCGCGGGCATCCTTGTCCTGCTGTTGAGCTTTGCCCAGGCAGGCATAGGAACCTTTTTGCAGCTTCACGCCCAGCAACGCGGCGTGCCCAACGTGGGTGCGTTCTTCACCGTCCAGGCGCTGGCGTTAATGTGCGTGCGGCCGCTGGCCGGCCGCACTTTCGACCGACGCGGTCCCGGTGTGGTGGTAATACCCGGCCTTTGCGTGGTCATAGTGGCCCTGCTAATGATATCCCGCGCTTCCTCCCTGGCCTGGTTTCTGTTCGGCGGGCTGCTGTACGGCATGGGCCACGGCGCGCTGCTCCCCAGCTTTCAGGCCATGTCGGTAGCGAATCTTCCTCCCGAGCGCCGGGGCGCAGCCAACGCCACCTATTTTTCCGCGTTGGACCTGGGGGTGGGCGCCGGCAGCATTGCCCTGGGCCTGGTCGCGCAAGGGTGGGGGTTCTCGACCATGTACGTTGCCGCAGCCGCCACGATACTGCTTAGCCTGATCATATTCCTTCTGGCCCGACCCGCGCCCGCGCCGCAGGCAACCGCGCGCCTGTCTGAGGAGGAACCGGGGCGCCTCCGGGCCTGA
- a CDS encoding Wzz/FepE/Etk N-terminal domain-containing protein → MAEEVIGRQYAAEEEIDLREYAAVIWRFRWPVAAVVAAAVVLAAVWSYVLPPVYRVESLFALPQMSGGLYANAATAREILTSPDFLGRAARRAGVASDPVSVQQLRLALRVEPVQNSSLVRIALETAEPSAGEALIKSLIELYAGESESEIAVLRNLLQQQLSTVKQRLAEVQTAIEQSRRFLAAPASDEPVEARFERAMVLTSVQGQEEVQLGLTDRYLSLQRELASLKGVQVVQPADTLPDPVRPRPALNMAVAGVLGLMVSVLWAFGKEYWRRSGSAEK, encoded by the coding sequence ATGGCCGAGGAAGTCATCGGACGTCAATACGCGGCAGAGGAGGAGATAGATCTCCGGGAATACGCGGCGGTCATCTGGCGCTTCAGGTGGCCGGTAGCGGCAGTGGTGGCCGCCGCCGTGGTGTTGGCCGCGGTTTGGAGCTACGTCTTGCCCCCGGTGTACCGGGTGGAGAGCCTGTTCGCCCTTCCCCAGATGTCGGGAGGGCTTTACGCTAACGCCGCCACGGCCAGGGAGATCCTGACCAGTCCGGATTTTTTGGGCCGGGCGGCCCGGCGGGCGGGCGTGGCCTCCGACCCGGTCTCGGTCCAGCAGCTCAGGTTGGCTCTAAGAGTAGAACCGGTCCAGAACTCCAGCCTGGTACGGATCGCCCTGGAGACGGCGGAGCCTTCCGCGGGTGAGGCGCTGATAAAGAGCCTTATTGAACTCTACGCCGGGGAGAGCGAAAGCGAGATTGCCGTGCTGCGGAACCTGTTGCAGCAGCAACTGTCCACGGTGAAGCAGAGACTGGCAGAAGTGCAGACCGCCATCGAGCAATCGCGGCGGTTCCTGGCGGCCCCCGCCTCGGACGAGCCCGTAGAAGCCCGGTTTGAGCGGGCCATGGTCCTTACCAGCGTTCAAGGGCAGGAAGAGGTGCAGCTGGGACTTACCGACCGCTACCTCAGCCTGCAGCGGGAGCTGGCCTCCTTAAAGGGTGTACAGGTGGTGCAGCCGGCCGATACCCTTCCCGACCCGGTGCGGCCCCGACCGGCGCTGAACATGGCCGTAGCCGGAGTACTAGGCTTGATGGTTTCCGTGCTCTGGGCCTTCGGAAAAGAATACTGGCGCCGCTCCGGGTCTGCGGAGAAATAG
- a CDS encoding GerMN domain-containing protein, which yields MAVGLLLLGLAACTTPGTGTSELESRNQELERQVEELEQRLRAVQQQEETITLYRLESSPTEFWLVPELHRLPRQSNMLKAALEELIKLPSLPIPKETRVLNVSVKDFVAYPDFSAEITRLSVGSQGEALVVAAIANTLTKFPEVERVQILVEGKKVESLAGHVDISQPVGRNDAVVRLEGSS from the coding sequence GTGGCGGTGGGGCTGCTGCTCCTGGGACTGGCCGCCTGCACGACTCCCGGTACCGGCACCTCGGAACTGGAAAGCCGCAACCAGGAGCTGGAACGGCAGGTGGAGGAATTGGAGCAGCGTCTCCGGGCGGTCCAGCAGCAGGAGGAAACCATAACCCTTTATCGGCTGGAAAGTTCCCCCACCGAGTTCTGGCTGGTTCCCGAACTGCACCGCCTTCCCCGGCAGTCGAACATGCTCAAGGCGGCCCTGGAAGAACTGATAAAACTGCCTTCCCTGCCCATTCCCAAAGAAACCCGGGTTCTGAACGTTAGCGTGAAGGACTTCGTCGCCTACCCCGATTTCTCCGCGGAAATCACCCGGCTCTCCGTGGGCAGCCAGGGCGAGGCCCTGGTGGTGGCGGCCATCGCCAACACCCTGACCAAGTTCCCGGAAGTGGAAAGGGTTCAGATACTGGTCGAGGGGAAGAAGGTGGAAAGCCTGGCCGGTCACGTTGACATCTCGCAACCGGTGGGCCGGAATGACGCCGTAGTGCGGTTGGAAGGAAGCTCGTAG
- a CDS encoding TrkH family potassium uptake protein, whose amino-acid sequence MDYRILASILGRVFITVSAALILPLVTALYHGEAWLPFACTLLIGVSAGLLLVRLGKKGGGLYRREGYYIVALAWLGASLLGSLPYLMAGTFTSFADAFFETVSGFTTTGASVMTDVEAHGRAVLLWRALTQWLGGMGIVVLTLAFLSFLRAGGLHALHAEVPGPAVEKLKPKMAATARVLWLIYSSLTGAEMLLLWALGMPLFDAVAHSFTTMATGGFSPKNASIGYYQDPLIHWAITGFMFLAGANFALCHSALRRRSLATFWKDPEFRFYAGIVFAAGSAVAVELYAQGRYSGEPLVRAAFFQVVSVMTTTGYATTNFDLWPSFSRTLLLLLMFVGGCYGSTGGAIKVGRILLLAKHTLAEIRRIIHPHAVLRVTWGREQTVANEVVVAVLNYVGLYLFLAGMGVLALSALTEANLDTTLSAVATTLGNVGPGLGAVGPAANFAHLPDAAKYLLSLLMLLGRLEIYPLLALLSREGWSR is encoded by the coding sequence ATGGATTACCGTATCCTGGCCAGTATACTGGGAAGAGTCTTTATTACCGTTAGCGCCGCCCTGATCTTACCCCTGGTGACCGCCCTTTACCACGGTGAGGCCTGGCTCCCCTTCGCCTGCACTTTGCTGATCGGCGTATCCGCCGGACTGCTGCTGGTACGGCTAGGCAAGAAGGGCGGGGGCCTTTACCGACGCGAAGGCTACTACATCGTGGCCCTGGCCTGGTTGGGGGCTTCCCTGCTGGGAAGCCTTCCCTACCTTATGGCCGGCACCTTCACCAGCTTTGCCGACGCCTTTTTCGAGACCGTCTCCGGCTTCACTACCACCGGGGCCAGCGTGATGACCGACGTGGAAGCTCACGGCCGGGCCGTCCTGCTCTGGCGGGCCCTCACCCAGTGGCTGGGCGGCATGGGCATAGTGGTGCTGACTCTGGCCTTCCTTTCCTTTTTGAGGGCCGGCGGCCTGCATGCGCTACACGCCGAGGTGCCGGGGCCCGCAGTGGAAAAACTAAAACCCAAAATGGCCGCTACCGCCCGGGTGCTGTGGCTGATCTACAGCTCCCTGACCGGGGCGGAGATGCTGCTTCTTTGGGCCCTGGGCATGCCCCTCTTCGACGCCGTGGCCCACTCCTTCACCACCATGGCCACCGGCGGCTTTTCCCCCAAGAACGCCAGCATCGGCTACTACCAAGACCCTTTAATCCACTGGGCCATTACCGGCTTCATGTTCCTGGCCGGCGCCAATTTCGCCCTCTGCCATTCGGCCCTCCGGCGCCGCAGCCTGGCCACCTTCTGGAAAGACCCTGAGTTCCGCTTCTATGCGGGGATAGTATTTGCCGCCGGCTCGGCGGTGGCGGTAGAACTCTACGCACAAGGACGATATTCGGGCGAACCGCTGGTCCGGGCGGCCTTTTTCCAGGTGGTTTCGGTGATGACCACCACCGGTTACGCCACCACCAATTTTGACCTTTGGCCCTCTTTCTCGCGCACCCTCTTGCTGCTGCTGATGTTTGTCGGCGGCTGCTACGGATCCACCGGCGGCGCCATCAAGGTCGGGAGGATCCTGCTTCTGGCCAAGCACACCCTGGCGGAAATAAGAAGGATAATCCACCCTCACGCGGTGCTGCGCGTAACCTGGGGCCGGGAGCAGACGGTGGCCAACGAAGTGGTGGTGGCGGTGCTCAACTACGTCGGCCTCTACCTCTTCCTGGCCGGAATGGGAGTGCTGGCCCTGAGCGCCCTTACCGAGGCCAATTTGGACACCACTTTGAGCGCCGTGGCCACCACCCTGGGCAACGTAGGTCCCGGCCTGGGGGCGGTAGGGCCGGCGGCGAACTTCGCCCACCTTCCCGACGCCGCCAAGTACCTCCTGTCTCTCCTCATGCTGCTGGGAAGGCTTGAGATTTACCCGTTGCTGGCCCTGCTCAGCCGGGAAGGCTGGAGCCGGTAG